The proteins below are encoded in one region of Callospermophilus lateralis isolate mCalLat2 chromosome 9, mCalLat2.hap1, whole genome shotgun sequence:
- the Nxph2 gene encoding neurexophilin-2 produces the protein MSLRPVFIMIVPLSLLFCDGKEAVHASEGLDWEDKDAPGTLVGNVVHSRIISPLRLFVKQSPVPKPGPMAYADSMENFWDWLANITEAQEPLARTKRRPIVKTGKFKKMFGWGDFHSNIKTVKLNLLITGKIVDHGNGTFSVYFRHNSTGLGNVSVSLVPPSKVVEFEVSPQSTLETKESKSFNCRIEYEKTDRAKKTALCNFDPSKICYQEQTQSHVSWLCSKPFKVICIYIAFYSVDYKLVQKVCPDYNYHSETPYLSSG, from the exons ATGTCCCTTAGACCAGTCTTCATCA TGATTGTCCCTCTTTCTCTG TTATTCTGTGATGGTAAAGAGGCGGTGCATGCCTCAGAAGGTCTGGACTGGGAAGACAAAGATGCCCCAGGGACATTGGTTGGAAACGTGGTGCACTCAAGGATCATCAGTCCTCTGCGCCTGTTTGTTAAACAGTCTCCAGTGCCCAAGCCAGGTCCCATGGCATATGCAGACAGCATGGAAAACTTTTGGGATTGGCTGGCCAATATCACAGAGGCTCAGGAGCCATTAGCAAGAACTAAGCGGAGGCCAATAGTGAAAACGGGaaaatttaagaaaatgtttGGATGGGGTGACTTTCATTCCAACATTAAAACTGTCAAACTCAACCTTCTCATCACAGGGAAAATTGTCGACCATGGAAATGGAACCTTCAGTGTTTATTTCCGGCATAATTCAACAGGCCTGGGCAATGTTTCAGTGAGCTTGGTACCTCCTTCCAAAGTGGTGGAATTTGAAGTTTCCCCCCAGTCGACCTTAGAGACCAAGGAATCCAAATCTTTCAACTGTCGCATTGAGTATGAAAAAACAGACCGGGCAAAGAAGACGGCCCTGTGCAACTTTGACCCGTCCAAGATTTGCTACCAGGAGCAGACTCAGAGCCATGTGTCTTGGTTATGCTCCAAGCCTTTCAAGGTCATTTGCATTTACATTGCCTTTTACAGTGTTGATTATAAACTTGTGCAGAAGGTCTGTCCTGACTACAATTATCATAGCGAGACCCCATACTTATCTTCTGGCTGA